One segment of Tiliqua scincoides isolate rTilSci1 unplaced genomic scaffold, rTilSci1.hap2 HAP2_SCAFFOLD_84, whole genome shotgun sequence DNA contains the following:
- the LOC136636077 gene encoding chorion class B protein B.L1-like gives MAACGPACTVPSCASTPVVGFGSHYGLGSRGLGCGYGGLGLGYGGLGWGSGLGYGYGGLGYGYGGLGYGYGGLGYGYSAGETSGNLGTLAGVIPSCVNQIPPAEVVIQPPPSIVTIPGPILSASCEPVAVGGNTPCAVGGSGIVGSGFGGAGLYGGLGYGGLGYGGLGLGYGGLGYGGLGGGYGGLGYGGWGYGGWGYGQRRGLFGRRGFLGRRGSACF, from the coding sequence ATGGCAGCTTGTGGTCCAGCCTGCACCGTCCCATCCTGTGCCTCAACCCCCGTTGTTGGCTTTGGCTCCCACTATGGCCTTGGCTCCAGAGGTCTCGGGTGCGGCTACGGAGGGCTTGGCCTGGGCTACGGAGGTCTGGGATGGGGCTCCGGTCTCGGTTACGGATACGGAGGTCTCGGTTACGGATACGGAGGTCTCGGCTACGGATATGGAGGTCTCGGTTACGGATACAGTGCTGGCGAAACCTCCGGCAACCTCGGCACCCTGGCTGGAGTCATCCCCTCCTGCGTGAACCAGATCCCACCGGCAGAGGTGGtcatccagccccctccctccataGTGACCATCCCAGGGCCCATCCTGTCCGCTAGCTGCGAGCCCGTGGCCGTCGGGGGCAACACTCCCTGCGCCGTGGGTGGCTCTGGGATTGTAGGATCAGGTTTTGGTGGAGCAGGCCTTTACGGGGGCTTGGGCTATGGGGGTCTGGGCTATGGAGGCCTGGGCTTGGGCTATGGCGGTCTGGGCTACGGAGGCCTGGGCGGGGGCTACGGCGGTCTGGGCTATGGAGGCTGGGGCTACGGCGGCTGGGGCTACGGCCAGAGGAGGGGATTGTTTGGACGGAGGGGCTTCCTGGGCCGTCGTGGCAGCGCCTGCTTTTAA
- the LOC136636076 gene encoding chorion class B protein B.L1-like, whose amino-acid sequence MANCGPACTVPSCASTPVVGLGSGGYRGLGWGYGGLGYGGLGWGYGGLGYGGLGYGGLGYGGLGYGYGSSGQVETSGNLGTLAGVIPQPINQIPPSEVVIQPPPSVVTIPGAILSASCEPVSVGGNTPCAVGGSGIVGSGLYGGLGYGYGRGLYGGYGGYGGYGFGRRYGRGICLPPC is encoded by the coding sequence ATGGCCAACTGTGGACCAGCCTGCACCGTCCCATCCTGTGCTTCCACCCCAGTTGTGGGCCTGGGATCGGGAGGCTACAGGGGTCTCGGATGGGGCTATGGAGGTCTAGGATATGGAGGTCTCGGATGGGGCTACGGAGGTCTGGGCTACGGAGGTCTGGGGTACGGAGGTCTGGGCTACGGAGGTCTGGGCTACGGATACGGTTCCAGCGGCCAGGTTGAAACGTCCGGCAATCTCGGCACCCTGGCCGGGGTCATCCCTCAACCCATCAACCAGATCCCACCATCTGAAGTGGtcatccagccccctccctccgtGGTGACCATCCCAGGGGCCATCCTGTCCGCCAGCTGCGAGCCCGTTTCCGTCGGAGGCAACACTCCCTGCGCCGTCGGAGGTTCTGGGATCGTAGGATCAGGCCTCTACGGAGGGCTGGGTTACGGCTACGGCAGAGGGCTGTATGGTGGATACGGCGGTTACGGTGGATACGGCTTTGGGCGCCGTTATGGCCGCGGTATCTGCTTGCCCCCATGCTAA